In Dermacentor silvarum isolate Dsil-2018 chromosome 2, BIME_Dsil_1.4, whole genome shotgun sequence, the following proteins share a genomic window:
- the LOC119442713 gene encoding RNA polymerase-associated protein CTR9 homolog yields the protein MPGSIEIPLRDTDEVIELDVDQLPEGEEVLGILRQEQAQLHLWVNLALEYYRQGKVDDFVRLLEAGRTEARLDYRDFEQDQMTCLDTLAAYYVQKASKEKNKDRKHELFTKATLLYTTADKIIMYTQNHLLGRAYFCLLEGDKMDQADAQFNFVLNQSPNNIPSLLGKACIAFNKKDYRGALAFYKKALRTNPNCPAEVRLGMGHCLYRLGKQEKARAAFERALVLDPQCVGALSGLAVLQLNQKGTEATRAGVQMLSRAYAVDPSCPVVLNQLANHFFFKKDYGKVQHLALHAFHNTENEAMRAESCYQLARSFHVQEDFDQAFQYYYQATQFAPSSFVLPHFGLGQMYIFRGDVDNAAQCFEKVLKAQPGNYETMKILGSLYANSSSQSKRDQAKTHLKKVTDQFPEDVEAWIELAQILEQSDVQGALSAYGTATRLLQDKVKADVPPEILNNVGALHFRMGNLQEARRFYEASLERSRTEANNDEHYYSSISVTTTYNLARLYEALSLFDRAEQAYKNILREHPNYVDCYLRLGCMARDRGQIYEASDWFKEALQVNQEHPDSWSLIGNLHLAKQEWGPGQKKFERILKGAPGDAYSLVALGNVWLQTLHQPIRDRDKERRHQDRALAMYKQVLRLDPRNIWAANGVGAVLAHKGYISESRDIFAQVREATADFCDVWLNIAHIYVEQKQYVAAIQMYENCLRKFYRHHHVDILVYLARALYRCNRLRECKRVLLRARRVAPQDTLLLYNIALVLQKLAAQCLRDDKSSLATVLSAVHELGLAHRYFQYLSVHGDRMKYDLAQAAAESRQCQDLLSQAQYHVARARRMDEEEREIRRKQEEEREALRRKISEEQRLLEEQKLEQERAMIMKRQEFVEKSKSKMQFVDTGDDKPSKKSKGRKTQDYVSDSSDEGGEVENGEVKEKKKRKKHAAGSDGEDKPARKKKKKERMSRRDGGEKENRGRKGGKASKKSSASVVKDSGMSAKQRLRIVSKETISSSEDSDSGKGGKSSDSEDGGSKSKKRKRISSGSEAGDSDVGKGKKRQILSSDSENEKEERSNKGSPASSPRRSRSRSASGSRSGSNKSRSASRSKSRSRSRSKSGSPANSRSRSRSKSRSRSKSGSRSKSGSRSKSRSKSRSASRSRSRSKSASRSRSGSRSRSGSRSKSGSRSRSGSRSKSGSPARSASKSPSRSRSRSKSGSRSRSRSKSGSRSPSRSRSRSRSKSGSRSRSGSRSRSGSPAGSKQGSPPGSPAQSGSESE from the exons ATGCCGGGTTCCATAGAGATCCCACTACGTGACACCGATGAG GTGATCGAGCTCGATGTCGATCAACTACCGGAAGGAGAAGAGGTCCTCGGCATTCTTCGACAAGAGCAGGCTCAATTGCACCTATGGGTCAACCTTGCG CTGGAGTACTACCGGCAGGGCAAGGTGGATGACTTTGTGCGGCTATTGGAGGCTGGCCGCACAGAGGCCCGGCTTGATTACCGGGACTTTGAGCAGGACCAGATGACGTGCCTGGACACGCTGGCTGCCTACTACGTGCAGAAGGCCAGTAAGGAGAAGAACAAGGACCGCAAACATGAACTCTTCACCAAGGCCACCCTGCTCTACACCACTGCTGACAAGATTATCATGTACACACAG AACCATCTGCTCGGAAGAGCCTACTTTTGTCTCCTGGAAGGTGACAAAATGGACCAGGCTGATGCTCAGTTCAACTTTGTGCTTAACCAG TCACCCAACAACATTCCTTCACTACTGGGCAAAGcctgcattgcatttaacaagAAGGACTACAGGGGTGCCCTGGCCTTCTACAAGAAAGCTCTTCGCACCAACCCAAACTGTCCAGCCGAG GTACGGCTGGGCATGGGCCACTGCCTGTACCGTCTGGGCAAGCAAGAGAAAGCCCGTGCAGCCTTTGAACGGGCACTGGTCCTGGACCCACAGTGCGTTGGTGCTCTGTCAGGGCTGGCTGTGCTACAGCTGAATCAGAAGGGTACCGAGGCGACTCGCGCAGGCGTCCAGATGCTGTCGCGCGCTTACGCCGTGGACCCATCCTGCCCTGTCGTGCTGAACCAACTTGCAAACCACTTCTTCTTCAAGAAAGATTATGGGAAGGTGCAGCACCTGGCATTACATGCCTTCCACAACACCGAAAATGAGGCCATGCGTGCTGAAAGCTGTTACCAGCTGGCCCGCTCTTTTCACGTCCAAGAGGACTTCGACCAGGCCTTTCAATATTACTACCAG GCTACCCAGTTTGCACCATCGTCCTTTGTGCTGCCGCATTTTGGCCTTGGCCAAATGTACATCTTCCGTGGTGACGTTGACAACGCAGCACAGTGCTTTGAAAAAGTACTCAAAGCACAGCCAGGCAACTATGAGACTATGAAGATCCTTGGATCACTGTATGCCAACTCATCGAGCCAGTCTAAACGAGACCAGGCAAAGACACACCTTAAAAAG GTGACAGATCAGTTTCCCGAGGATGTGGAGGCCTGGATAGAATTGGCTCAGATCTTGGAGCAGAGTGACGTCCAGGGGGCGCTTTCAGCATATGGTACAGCCACCCGTCTGCTCCAGGATAAG GTGAAAGCAGATGTGCCTCCGGAGATTCTGAACAACGTGGGTGCGCTGCACTTTCGAATGGGCAACCTGCAGGAAGCACGACGTTTTTACGAGGCCTCCCTGGAGCGCAGTCGCACGGAGGCCAATAACGACGAGCACTATTACAGCTCCATCTCGGTGACCACTACGTACAACCTTGCTCGACTGTATGAAGCCCTCAGTCTATTTGACAGGGCTGAGCAGGCGTACAAGAACATTCTTCGGGAGCATCCCAACTATGTTGACT GTTATCTTCGCCTTGGCTGCATGGCGAGAGACCGAGGACAAATCTATGAAGCTTCGGATTGGTTCAAGGAAGCTCTTCAAGTGAACCAG GAGCACCCTGACTCGTGGTCCCTGATTGGGAACCTCCATCTGGCCAAGCAGGAGTGGGGTCCTGGCCAAAAGAAGTTTGAGCGTATTCTCAAGGGTGCGCCAGGGGATGCCTACTCCCTTGTAGCACTGGGCAATGTGTGGCTGCAGACGCTACACCAGCCCATTCGTGACCGAGACAAAGAGCGCCGGCACCAGGACCGGGCACTCGCCATGTACAAGCAGGTGTTGCGACTCGACCCGCGCAACATCTGGGCCGCCAACGGCGTGG GTGCTGTACTCGCCCACAAAGGCTACATCTCGGAGTCACGTGACATTTTTGCACAAGTACGCGAGGCCACTGCGGACTTTTGTGATGTGTGGCTCAACATCGCACACATTTACGTTGAACAGAAGCAGTATGTTGCTGCAATCCAGATG TACGAGAACTGCCTGCGCAAGTTCTACCGCCACCACCACGTGGACATCCTGGTGTACCTGGCTCGAGCATTGTATCGCTGCAACCGACTACGCGAGTGCAAGCGCGTCCTACTCAGGGCGCGACGTGTGGCACCCCAGGACACCCTGCTGCTCTACAACATTGCCCTGGTGCTGCAGAAGCTGGCTGCCCAGTGCTTGCGCGACGACAAGTCCTCCCTGGCCACTGTGCTCTCGGCCGTCCACGAACTTGGCCTGGCACACAG GTACTTTCAGTACCTCAGTGTCCACGGGGATCGAATGAAATACGACCTTGCCCAGGCTGCTGCCGAGTCCAG GCAATGCCAGGACTTGCTGAGTCAGGCGCAGTACCATGTGGCACGTGCTCGCCGCATGGACGAGGAAGAGAGGGAGATCCGCCGCAAGCAGGAAGAGGAACGCGAGGCCCTCCGGCGCAAGATTTCTGAGGAGCAGAGGCTTCTAGAGGAACAGAAGCTAGAGCAGGAGAGAGCCATGATCATGAAGCGGCAGGAGTTTGTCGAGAAAAGCAAGAGCAAGATGCAGTTTGTCGACACGGGTGACGACAAGCCATCCAAGAAATCAAAG GGACGCAAGACGCAGGACTACGTCAGCGACAGCAGTGACGAAGGAGGTGAGGTTGAAAATGGCGAGGTCAAGGAGAAGAAGAAGCGGAAGAAGCATGCTGCTGGCTCTGATGGGGAGGACAAGCCTGCtcgcaagaagaagaagaagga GCGCATGAGCCGCAGAGATGGTGGGGAGAAAGAGAACCGTGGCCGCAAGGGAGGCAAGGCCAGCAAGAAGTCCTCTGCATCTGTGGTCAAGGACTCGGGCATGTCAGCAAAGCAACGGCTGCGCATTGTGTCCAAGGAAACCATCTCCTCCAGCGAGGATTCGGACTCTGGCAAAGGTGGCAAATCTAG TGACAGCGAGGATGGTGGCTCCAAAAGCAAGAAGCGCAAACGCATCTCGTCTGGCAGCGAGGCTGGAGACTCTGACGTTGGCAAAGGGAAGAAACGCCAGATTCTCTCGTCGGATTCAGAGAACGAGAAGGAGGAACGTTCAAACAAAGG GTCTcctgcaagcagtccaaggcgttcAAGATCCAGGTCGGCATCTGGCTCCCGGTCTGGGTCCAACAAGTCGCGATCTGCTTCAAGATCGAAGTCTCGATCTCGTTCACGGTCAAAGTCTGGATCTCCTGCCAACTCTCGGTCTCGTTCTCGTTCAAAGTCGCGTTCCCGGTCCAAATCTGGCTCACGGTCGAAATCAGGTTCAAGGTCCAAGTCTCGGTCAAAGTCTAGGTCAGCTTCCAGGTCACGCTCACGGTCCAAGTCTGCGTCTAGGTCGCGTTCTGGTTCAAGATCTAGGTCAGGCTCGAGATCAAAATCAGGTTCACGGTCAAGATCAGGATCCAGGTCTAAATCGGGGTCCCCAGCTCGCTCAGCATCCAAGTCACCATCACGTTCACGGTCCCGGTCAAAATCTGGATCAAGATCACGGTCCAGGTCCAAGTCTGGTTCAAGGTCACCTTCAAGATCACGTTCCAGGTCACGTTCAAAATCTGGTTCCAGATCTCGGTCCGGTTCGCGTTCACGATCTGGAAGCCCTGCTGGCTCCAAGCAGGGCAGTCCACCTGGCTCCCCTGCTCAGTCCGGCTCAGAAAGTGAGTGA